Proteins from one Amycolatopsis endophytica genomic window:
- a CDS encoding TlyA family RNA methyltransferase has protein sequence MPRRARLDAELVRRGLARSREHASTLISEGKVTVNGMVAGKPATGVDTGAPIVVRAGDDPNWASRGAHKLLGAFEAFQPAGLSADGKRCLDAGASTGGFTDVLLRRGAREVIAADVGRGLLDWRLRTDDRVVVLDKTNVRTLTPEQTGGPVDLVVGDLSFISLRLVLPALLACAHDDADLVPMVKPQFEVGKERLGSGGVVRDPRLRAQAVLDVLATARELGLHPHGVVASPLPGPSGNVEYFAWLRRDPAPGDPAELVREAVGKGPQ, from the coding sequence ATGCCCCGCAGGGCCCGCCTCGACGCCGAACTGGTGCGACGGGGCCTCGCCCGGTCCCGCGAACACGCCAGCACGCTGATCAGCGAGGGCAAGGTGACCGTCAACGGCATGGTCGCCGGCAAACCCGCCACCGGCGTCGACACCGGCGCGCCGATCGTGGTCAGGGCCGGGGACGACCCGAACTGGGCCTCCCGCGGCGCGCACAAGCTGCTCGGCGCCTTCGAAGCCTTCCAACCGGCCGGGCTGTCCGCCGACGGCAAGCGCTGCCTCGACGCCGGCGCCTCCACCGGCGGCTTCACCGATGTCCTCCTGCGCCGTGGCGCCCGCGAGGTGATCGCCGCCGACGTCGGCCGCGGCCTGCTCGACTGGCGGCTGCGGACCGATGACCGCGTCGTGGTGCTCGACAAGACCAACGTCCGCACGCTCACGCCGGAGCAGACCGGCGGCCCCGTCGACCTCGTCGTCGGCGACCTGTCGTTCATCTCCCTGCGCCTGGTGCTGCCAGCGCTGCTCGCGTGCGCGCACGACGACGCCGACCTGGTGCCGATGGTCAAACCGCAGTTCGAGGTCGGCAAGGAACGCCTCGGCAGCGGCGGTGTGGTCCGCGACCCGCGGTTGCGTGCCCAGGCCGTCCTCGACGTCCTGGCCACGGCGCGCGAGCTGGGCCTGCACCCGCACGGTGTGGTTGCCAGCCCGCTGCCCGGACCCTCCGGCAACGTCGAGTACTTCGCCTGGCTGCGCCGCGATCCGGCGCCCGGCGATCCCGCGGAACTGGTCCGCGAAGCGGTCGGGAAGGGTCCCCAGTGA